A genome region from Dickeya chrysanthemi NCPPB 402 includes the following:
- the xerC gene encoding tyrosine recombinase XerC: protein MNPDSPLSAPAEAFLRYLRVERQLSPLTQRSYAHQLQVIIEMLSASGIAEWQALDAAGVRAVVARSKRDGLNAASLAQRLSALRSFLDWLVGRGELKANPARGVPAPKAGRHLPKNMDVDEIDRLLDIDLNDPLAVRDRAMLEVMYGAGLRLAELVGLDCGHINLASGEVWVMGKGSKERRLPVGAMAVTWLTHWLAIREIYAPEDDAVFISSLGKRISMRNVQKRFAEWGVKQGVNSHVNPHKLRHSFATHMLESSGDLRAVQELLGHANLSTTQIYTHLDFQHLASVYDAAHPRAKRGKS, encoded by the coding sequence ATGAACCCCGATTCCCCCCTGTCGGCGCCGGCCGAAGCCTTTCTGCGTTATCTGCGGGTTGAACGGCAACTGAGCCCACTGACGCAACGCAGCTACGCCCATCAGTTACAGGTTATTATCGAGATGCTGTCGGCATCCGGCATTGCTGAGTGGCAGGCGTTGGATGCGGCCGGCGTGCGGGCGGTGGTCGCGCGCAGCAAGCGCGATGGCCTGAACGCGGCCAGTCTGGCGCAACGTTTGTCTGCGTTACGCAGCTTTCTTGACTGGCTGGTCGGCCGTGGCGAGCTCAAGGCCAACCCTGCCCGCGGTGTACCCGCGCCGAAAGCCGGGCGGCATCTGCCCAAAAACATGGATGTGGATGAAATAGACCGCCTGCTGGATATCGATCTTAACGATCCGCTGGCGGTGCGTGACCGCGCCATGCTGGAGGTGATGTACGGCGCCGGGCTGCGTCTGGCGGAGCTGGTCGGGCTGGACTGCGGGCACATCAATCTGGCAAGCGGCGAAGTGTGGGTGATGGGGAAAGGCAGTAAAGAGCGCAGGTTGCCTGTCGGTGCGATGGCAGTGACCTGGCTGACGCATTGGCTGGCGATTCGCGAGATTTATGCGCCAGAGGATGATGCTGTGTTTATCTCCAGTCTTGGCAAGCGTATTTCAATGCGTAACGTGCAAAAGCGTTTTGCCGAATGGGGCGTCAAACAAGGCGTGAACAGCCACGTAAATCCGCATAAGTTGCGGCATTCGTTTGCTACGCACATGCTGGAGTCCAGCGGCGATTTGCGCGCCGTGCAGGAGTTGTTGGGTCATGCTAACCTCTCCACCACCCAGATCTATACCCATCTGGACTTTCAACATCTGGCATCGGTGTACGATGCCGCGCACCCACGCGCCAAACGAGGTAAATCCTGA
- the yigB gene encoding 5-amino-6-(5-phospho-D-ribitylamino)uracil phosphatase YigB gives MYFYRPLGRIEAITFDLDDTLYDNCEVIRRTEQESLRFLQHYHPGLQTFTSEGLRQLRQELLVQEPEIYHDVTHWRWRSVHLAMTRVGLSPNEAAAGADAVMAEFARWRSDIMVPQETHDTLRALGQRWPLVAITNGNADPHACGLGDYFQFILRAGPDGRSKPSHDMYQLAAGRLNLPLHNLLHVGDDLTTDVAGAIRSGVQSCWINLRDGNLMQIHDSRLLPHVEIFSLASLTTLL, from the coding sequence ATGTATTTTTATCGCCCGCTTGGCCGGATTGAGGCCATCACCTTCGATTTGGACGATACCCTGTACGACAACTGTGAGGTTATCCGGCGTACGGAGCAGGAGTCGTTGCGGTTCTTGCAGCACTACCATCCTGGTTTACAGACATTCACCAGCGAAGGCTTGCGGCAGTTACGGCAGGAGCTATTGGTGCAGGAGCCGGAGATTTATCACGATGTCACACACTGGCGCTGGCGCTCGGTACATCTGGCGATGACCCGGGTTGGTCTGTCTCCCAATGAAGCGGCGGCAGGCGCAGATGCGGTGATGGCGGAGTTTGCCCGCTGGCGCAGCGACATCATGGTGCCGCAGGAAACCCACGACACATTACGTGCATTAGGACAACGTTGGCCGCTGGTGGCGATCACCAACGGTAATGCCGATCCCCATGCTTGCGGTCTTGGCGATTATTTTCAGTTTATTCTGCGCGCCGGCCCGGATGGCCGCTCCAAACCGTCCCATGATATGTACCAGCTCGCCGCCGGGCGGCTGAATTTACCGTTGCACAACCTGCTGCATGTGGGGGATGATCTAACCACCGACGTGGCAGGAGCTATCCGCAGCGGCGTGCAATCCTGCTGGATTAACCTGCGTGACGGCAACCTGATGCAGATTCACGATTCCCGACTGCTGCCGCATGTGGAAATTTTCAGTTTGGCATCGCTAACCACATTGCTATAA